From Primulina huaijiensis isolate GDHJ02 chromosome 15, ASM1229523v2, whole genome shotgun sequence, one genomic window encodes:
- the LOC140958451 gene encoding probable phospholipid-transporting ATPase 8, whose amino-acid sequence MAGGRGKGIRFTRLYSFSCLKSKFRDEHSQIGEKGYSRVVYCNDPDNPEQFQLRYGSNYVSTTKYTAFNFIPKSLFEQFRRVANIYFLVVACVSFSPLAPYSATSVLAPLVVVIGATMAKEALEDWRRRKQDIEANNRKVKVYDRSNTFQDTRWKNLRVGNLVKVYKDEYFPADLLLISSSYEDGICYVETTNLDGETNLKVKHALDVTSLLRDDDYYKKFKAIIKCEDPNEDLYSFIGTMWYDGLQYPLSLQQILLRDSKLRNTEYVYGVVVFTGHDTKVMQNATDPPSKRSKIERKMDKIVYILFTLLISVSFMGSFFFGITTKNDIHDGKVQRWYLQPEHTTVFYDPKRAALAAFFHFLTGLMLYGYLIPISLYVSIEMVKVLQGIFINQDQDMYYDETDNPAHARTSNLNEELGQVDTILSDKTGTLTCNSMDFVKCSIAGTAYGHGVTEVERALTKRKVDAHHNIVNISSNIQMSTDNVTELGKSIKGFNFKDSRIMNGGWVNETQADVIQKFFRVLALCHTAIPEVNQETGKIDYEAESPDEAAFVIAARELGFEFFERTQTSISLHELDYGKGRKTDRSYELLHVLEFSSARKRMSVIVKNAENQLLLLSKGADSAMLERLSRKAKDFEAKTREHIKRYAEAGLRTLVVAYRELSEDVFRSWEEEFLNAKASVNADRGALVDAAADKIERDLILLGATAVEDKLQKGVPECINKLANAGIKIWVITGDKMETAINIGYACGLLREDMKQIVITLDSPEISNLENRGDNNDDTEASSESITDQIRKGKSQLCSSGGSSTSFGLIIDGKSLSFALSTNLEGAFLDLAVNCASVICCRSTPKQKALVTRLVKKGMGKTTLAIGDGANDVGMLQEADIGVGISGVEGMQAAMSSDFTVAQFRFLERLLLVHGHWCYRRISMMICYFFYKNIAFGFTLFWFEARASFSGQPAYNDWYMSFYNVFFTSLPVIALGVFDQDVSARLCLKHPRLYEEGVHDVLFSWPRILGWMLNGIISSMIIFFFTTNSILHQAFRRDGSVVDFEVLGVLMYTCVVWTVNCQMALSINYFTWIQHFFIWGSIAFWYIFLVVYGLFSPVVSTTAFQVLVEACAPSPFYWLATLLVVISTLLPYILYRTLQVEFNPMIHDIIQRSRLGGSGIESSDSGKMGGVKDKSRYQDSLLVKQ is encoded by the exons ATGGCTGGTGGTAGAGGAAAAGGGATTCGTTTTACCAGGCTTTATTCATTTTCATGTCTCAAATCCAAGTTTAGAGATGAGCATAGTCAAATTGGGGAAAAGGGTTACTCCAGGGTTGTGTACTGTAATGATCCTGATAATCCAGAGCAGTTCCAGCTTAGGTACGGGAGCAATTATGTTTCTACGACAAAATACACCGCCTTTAATTTTATTCCTAAATCATTGTTTGAGCAGTTTCGGAGGGTTGCAAACATATATTTTCTTGTTGTAGCTTGTGTATCTTTTAGTCCCTTAGCACCTTACAGCGCTACAAGTGTTCTTGCACCTTTGGTCGTTGTAATTGGAGCGACAATGGCGAAAGAAGCCTTGGAAGATTGGAGGCGTAGGAAACAG gatATAGAGGCCAACAACCGCAAGGTCAAAGTTTACGATAGAAGCAATACTTTTCAAGATACCAGATGGAAGAATTTACGAGTTGGCAATCTTGTAAAGGTGTACAAGGATGAATATTTCCCTGCAGATCTGCTTCTTATTTCATCAAGCTATGAGGACGGGATTTGTTATGTTGAAACTACGAACTTAGATGGAGAGACTAATCTCAAGGTGAAGCATGCTCTTGATGTTACATCCTTGTTGCGTGATGATGACTACTATAAAAAATTCAAGGCAATTATCAAGTGTGAGGACCCAAATGAGGATCTTTACTCATTCATTGGAACCATGTGGTATGATGGTCTGCAGTATCCCCTTTCTCTGCAACAGATTCTCCTGCGAGATTCTAAACTTCGAAATACTGAGTACGTATATGGGGTGGTTGTGTTTACTGGTCATGACACGAAAGTGATGCAGAATGCTACAGATCCTCCTTCTAAGAGGAGTAAgattgagagaaaaatggatAAGATAGTGTACATTCTTTTTACTTTATTGATCTCAGTATCTTTTATGGGGTCTTTCTTTTTTGGAATCACAACCAAGAATGACATTCATGACGGAAAAGTGCAGAGATGGTATCTCCAACCAGAACATACCACCGTGTTTTATGATCCGAAACGAGCGGCACTGGCTgctttttttcatttcttgactGGGCTTATGTTGTATGGATATCTGATACCAATATCCCTGTATGTATCTATTGAGATGGTAAAAGTTTTACAGGGCATATTTATAAATCAGGATCAAGATATGTATTATGATGAAACCGACAACCCAGCGCATGCAAGGACTTCTAATTTGAATGAGGAGCTTGGACAGGTCGATACTATCCTTTCTGATAAAACGGGTACTTTGACATGCAACTCAATGGATTTTGTTAAATGCTCAATAGCTGGCACAGCATATGGCCACGGTGTGACAGAGGTAGAAAGAGCCCTAACTAAGAGAAAAGTTGATGCACATCATAACATTGTGAATATTTCCTCCAACATACAAATGTCTACTGATAACGTCACAGAATTGGGAAAATCAATCAAAGGTTTTAATTTCAAAGACAGTCGCATTATGAACGGTGGATGGGTTAATGAAACTCAAGCAGATGTGATACAAAAGTTCTTTAGAGTGCTAGCACTCTGCCATACAGCCATTCCCGAGGTGAATCAAGAAACTGGCAAAATTGATTATGAAGCTGAGTCGCCAGATGAAGCTGCCTTTGTTATTGCCGCTAGGGAGCTTGGCTTTGAGTTCTTTGAAAGAACACAAACTAGTATCTCTTTGCATGAACTAGATTATGGAAAAGGCAGAAAAACTGACAG ATCATACGAACTTCTTCATGTCTTGGAGTTCAGTAGCGCCAGGAAAAGGATGTCTGTGATAGTTAAGAATGCTGAAAATCAGTTGCTGCTCCTCTCCAAGGGTGCAGACAG TGCAATGCTCGAACGGCTCTCTAGAAAAGCAAAAGATTTTGAAGCTAAAACAAGggaacatataaaaagatatgCTGAAGCAGGTTTACGAACTCTAGTAGTTGCATACCGTGAACTTAGTGAAGATGTTTTTAGATCATGGGAAGAAGAGTTTCTGAATGCCAAGGCATCTGTAAATGCTGATAGAGGTGCATTGGTGGATGCAGCCGCTGATAAGATTGAAAGAGACTTGATTCTCCTTGGAGCTACTGCTGTCGAGGACAAGCTACAAAAGGGG GTTCCAGAATGCATCAACAAACTTGCAAATGCTGGAATCAAGATTTGGGTCATAACAGGGGACAAGATGGAGACAGCGATAAATATTGG ATATGCTTGTGGCTTACTGAGAGAGGACATGAAGCAGATCGTGATCACTTTAGACTCCCCAGAAATTAGCAACCTTGAAAACCGAGGGGACAATAATGATGATACGGAG GCTTCGAGTGAAAGCATTACAGATCAAATTAGGAAAGGAAAATCTCAGCTATGCTCATCTGGAGGCAGTTCAACTTCCTTTGGTTTGATAATTGATGGCAAGTCATTGTCTTTTGCTCTCAGCACGAATCTGGAGGGGGCATTTCTGGATCTGGCTGTTAATTGTGCATCTGTTATATGTTGTCGCTCCACACCTAAACAGAAAGCTCTC GTTACGAGGTTGGTTAAAAAGGGTATGGGTAAAACAACACTAGCAATTGGTGATGGGGCAAATGATGTAGGCATGCTTCAAGAAGCTGATATTGGTGTTGGCATCAGTGGCGTAGAAGGAATGCAG GCTGCCATGTCGAGTGATTTTACAGTAGCGCAGTTCCGTTTTCTTGAACGCCTGTTGTTGGTTCATGGCCACTGGTGCTACAGACGAATATCTATGATG ATATGTTACTTCTTTTACAAGAACATTGCCTTTGGGTTCACCCTATTCTGGTTTGAGGCTCGGGCTTCCTTCTCCGGCCAACCTGCCTATAATGATTGGTACATGTCATTCTACAACGTTTTCTTCACTTCACTCCCTGTGATTGCTCTTGGTGTTTTTGACCAGGATGTCTCCGCACGACTGTGTCTGAAG CATCCTCGATTATACGAAGAGGGAGTTCATGATGTTCTCTTCAGTTGGCCGCGCATACTTGGTTGGATGCTAAATGGTATCATTAGTTCCATGATTATCTTCTTCTTCACAACTAACTCTATCCTACATCAAGCCTTTCGTAGAGATGGCAGCgttgttgattttgaagttcTCGGTGTTCTTATGTATACATGTGTGGTTTGGACGGTGAACTGTCAAATGGCCCTATCTATCAACTACTTTACATGGATTCAACACTTCTTCATCTGGGGCAGCATTGCCTTTTGGTACATTTTTTTAGTTGTATATGGTTTGTTTTCGCCTGTAGTATCTACGACTGCATTTCAAGTTCTCGTTGAAGCTTGTGCCCCGAGTCCGTTCTACTGGCTGGCGACCCTTCTTGTTGTTATTTCTACTCTGTTACCATATATATTGTACAGGACTTTACAGGTTGAGTTTAATCCTATGATACATGACATAATTCAAAGGAGTAGATTGGGAGGGTCCGGAATTGAATCGTCTGACTCAGGAAAGATGGGTGGTGTAAAAGATAAATCAAGATATCAAGACTCATTGTTAGTTAAACAGTAA